In Burkholderia gladioli, a genomic segment contains:
- a CDS encoding type IV pilus secretin PilQ, whose protein sequence is MTHDRGRFARLLVAPCAFWLAIGHSSPARAMPRPPLPMVMPAAALDGIGWFDPEAGRVGGGSALTDPEDAGMAPAAAERYGGEGMAASAAGIAPLPAGEPKEPGPQGGLPLATGARQVTGEAPTSATRADDKPSEATRPDLPPPALEGPPIPLPPPERLSGPVVVPRAAADRRRISLDLRQAPLAAVFDAFARFTGQSVVLSGRVQGSATLRIHDVPWRDAFDALLDANGLAMAMRGDVIWVAPAAELTARERARFEAHARMADLEPLASRTFLLRYPRANDVARLLTGAAANQRVLSRRGSVLADARTNLLFVTDLDGRLAQIAALVAQLDRPSRQVLIEARVVEGERGFSSELGARIALRTTRSLARGEGAGSGGAPGPAQPAAGEGAPAGSGKPPATGLVGGPEGRLADLAARPIGGFEAATAGLTLFVAGASRLLDLELSALESQGRGQIVSRPRVVTADRAPALIEQGTELPYQAKVGRGVSGVQFRRATLKLEVEPQITPDGHVVLDLDIAKDSVGEQTDAGPAIHTKHVRTRVEVENGGTVSIGGIYERNEWDDVTRVPVLGKIPILGALFRHKARRERSSELVVYITPRVLGTAEHEDGEPGDPPPDPAAGPPGAPEATEAPAQPH, encoded by the coding sequence AGGTTTGCGCGCCTGCTTGTTGCGCCGTGTGCGTTCTGGTTGGCGATCGGCCATTCGTCGCCGGCCCGGGCGATGCCGCGGCCGCCCTTGCCGATGGTGATGCCGGCCGCGGCGCTGGACGGCATCGGCTGGTTCGATCCCGAGGCGGGACGCGTGGGCGGCGGCAGCGCGCTGACGGACCCGGAGGACGCGGGCATGGCTCCGGCCGCCGCCGAGCGATACGGCGGTGAGGGCATGGCTGCCTCGGCCGCCGGCATTGCGCCCTTGCCGGCCGGCGAACCGAAGGAGCCGGGACCGCAGGGCGGTCTCCCGCTCGCGACCGGGGCGAGACAGGTGACGGGCGAGGCGCCTACGTCAGCCACGCGTGCCGACGACAAACCGTCTGAAGCCACCCGGCCGGACCTCCCGCCGCCCGCCCTCGAGGGCCCGCCGATTCCGTTGCCCCCGCCCGAGCGGCTGTCCGGTCCCGTCGTCGTCCCGCGCGCGGCTGCCGACCGGCGCAGGATCTCGCTCGACCTGCGGCAGGCGCCGCTCGCGGCCGTGTTCGACGCCTTCGCGCGTTTCACGGGCCAAAGCGTGGTGTTGAGCGGCCGCGTGCAGGGCAGCGCCACGCTGCGCATCCACGACGTTCCCTGGCGTGACGCGTTCGATGCGCTGCTGGACGCCAACGGCCTGGCGATGGCGATGCGCGGCGACGTGATCTGGGTGGCGCCGGCGGCCGAACTGACGGCGCGCGAGCGTGCGCGCTTCGAGGCCCATGCGCGGATGGCCGACCTCGAACCGCTGGCGAGCCGCACCTTCCTGCTGCGCTACCCGCGCGCCAACGATGTCGCGCGCCTGCTGACCGGCGCGGCGGCCAACCAGCGCGTGCTGTCGCGGCGCGGCTCGGTGCTGGCCGATGCGCGCACCAACCTGCTGTTTGTCACCGACCTGGACGGCCGGCTCGCGCAGATCGCGGCCCTCGTCGCGCAGCTCGACCGGCCCTCGCGCCAGGTGTTGATCGAGGCGCGCGTGGTCGAGGGCGAGCGCGGTTTCTCGAGCGAACTGGGCGCGCGGATCGCCTTGCGCACCACGCGCTCGCTGGCGCGCGGCGAGGGGGCGGGCAGCGGCGGCGCGCCGGGCCCGGCGCAGCCGGCGGCCGGGGAGGGCGCGCCGGCCGGCAGCGGCAAGCCGCCGGCCACCGGCCTGGTGGGTGGTCCCGAAGGGCGCCTGGCGGACCTGGCGGCGCGCCCAATCGGCGGCTTCGAGGCCGCCACCGCCGGGCTCACGCTGTTCGTGGCCGGCGCCAGCCGCCTGCTCGACCTGGAACTGAGCGCGCTCGAATCGCAGGGCCGGGGCCAGATCGTCTCGCGCCCGCGCGTGGTGACGGCCGATCGCGCGCCGGCCCTGATCGAGCAGGGTACCGAACTGCCGTACCAGGCCAAGGTGGGGCGCGGCGTGTCTGGCGTGCAGTTCCGGCGTGCCACGCTCAAGCTCGAGGTGGAGCCGCAGATCACACCCGACGGCCACGTGGTGCTCGACCTGGACATCGCCAAGGACAGCGTGGGCGAGCAGACCGACGCGGGGCCTGCGATCCACACCAAGCACGTGCGCACGCGGGTCGAGGTCGAAAATGGGGGCACGGTCTCGATCGGCGGTATTTACGAGCGCAATGAATGGGACGATGTGACTCGGGTGCCGGTCTTGGGCAAAATACCGATCCTGGGGGCGCTGTTCCGCCATAAGGCGCGGCGCGAGCGGTCGAGCGAGCTGGTGGTCTACATCACCCCGCGCGTGCTCGGCACCGCCGAGCACGAGGACGGCGAACCGGGCGATCCTCCCCCCGATCCGGCCGCGGGCCCGCCCGGCGCCCCGGAAGCGACGGAGGCGCCGGCGCAGCCGCATTGA
- a CDS encoding shikimate kinase translates to MQARDPHASVFFVGLMGAGKTTVGRAVARRLDRPFFDSDHEIEARTGTRIPVIFELEGEAGFRDREGKMIDELTQRGNVVLATGGGAVIRPENRDALRSRGIVVYLRANPHDLWLRTRKDKNRPLLQTEDPKARLEALYETRDPLYRECAHFVIETGRPSVNGLVNMVLMQLELAGIVAKPLQA, encoded by the coding sequence TTGCAAGCGCGGGACCCACACGCAAGCGTATTTTTCGTCGGACTCATGGGAGCGGGTAAAACCACCGTGGGTCGTGCGGTCGCGCGCCGTCTCGACAGGCCGTTCTTCGATTCTGACCACGAGATCGAGGCCCGCACCGGCACGCGCATCCCGGTTATCTTCGAACTCGAGGGCGAGGCGGGTTTCCGCGATCGCGAGGGAAAGATGATCGACGAGCTGACGCAGCGCGGCAATGTCGTGCTGGCCACCGGCGGCGGCGCGGTGATCCGTCCCGAGAATCGCGACGCCCTGCGATCGCGCGGCATCGTCGTCTATCTGCGCGCCAATCCTCACGATCTCTGGCTGCGTACCCGCAAGGACAAGAACCGCCCGCTGCTGCAGACGGAAGATCCCAAGGCCCGGCTCGAGGCGCTCTACGAGACGCGCGATCCGCTCTATCGCGAATGCGCGCATTTCGTGATCGAAACCGGCCGGCCGTCCGTCAACGGGCTCGTCAACATGGTGCTGATGCAGCTCGAGCTGGCCGGCATCGTCGCCAAGCCGCTACAAGCATGA
- a CDS encoding deoxyguanosinetriphosphate triphosphohydrolase yields MSETPRELPHPTDASRQGRSGSSAGPVAAPTVAALEAHLAPYAAHSANTRGRRHPETAPAARTEFQRDRDRIVHSTAFRRLEYKTQVFVNHEGDLFRTRLTHSLEVAQIARSVARNLRLNEDLVEAISLAHDLGHTPFGHAGQDALNECMREHGGFEHNLQSLAVVDELEEHYGAFDGLNLCFETREGILKHCSRENARRLGELGERFLDGRRPSLEAQIANIADEIAYNNHDVDDGLRSGLISIEQLAGVALWRRHHDAALADFPSLEGRRLVHETVRRIINTLIVDLIDATTRNLAEHAPASLDDVRRCPQLVAHSEVIAEEAAELKRFLFRNLYRHYKVMRMANKAQRVVKGLYEAFTGDPRLLPPAYQSDDAAAQPRLVAHYIAGMTDRFALKEYQRLFVMDEN; encoded by the coding sequence GTGAGCGAAACACCCCGCGAGTTGCCACACCCCACCGACGCTTCCCGCCAAGGCCGCTCCGGTAGCTCGGCCGGTCCCGTCGCGGCGCCCACCGTCGCCGCGCTCGAAGCGCACCTCGCCCCCTACGCAGCCCATTCCGCGAACACGCGCGGCCGCCGCCATCCCGAGACAGCGCCCGCCGCGCGCACCGAATTCCAGCGCGACCGCGACCGCATCGTCCATTCGACGGCCTTCCGCCGCCTCGAATACAAGACCCAGGTGTTCGTGAACCACGAGGGCGACCTGTTTCGCACGCGCCTGACGCACAGCCTCGAGGTCGCGCAGATCGCGCGCTCGGTGGCGCGCAACCTGCGCCTGAACGAGGACCTGGTGGAGGCGATCTCGCTGGCGCACGACCTCGGCCATACGCCCTTCGGCCATGCCGGGCAGGACGCGCTGAACGAGTGCATGCGCGAGCACGGCGGTTTCGAGCACAACCTGCAGAGCCTCGCAGTGGTCGACGAGCTGGAGGAGCATTACGGCGCCTTCGACGGCCTGAATCTCTGCTTCGAGACCCGCGAGGGCATACTCAAGCATTGCTCGAGGGAGAACGCGCGCCGGCTCGGCGAGCTCGGCGAGCGCTTCCTCGACGGTCGGCGGCCCTCGCTGGAGGCGCAGATCGCCAACATCGCCGACGAGATCGCCTACAACAACCACGACGTCGACGACGGCCTGCGCTCGGGCCTGATCTCGATCGAGCAACTGGCGGGCGTGGCGCTCTGGCGCCGCCACCACGATGCCGCGCTGGCCGATTTCCCCTCGCTGGAAGGCCGCCGGCTGGTGCACGAGACGGTGCGGCGCATCATCAACACGCTGATCGTCGACCTGATCGACGCGACCACGCGCAACCTGGCCGAGCACGCGCCGGCCTCGCTCGACGACGTGCGGCGCTGCCCGCAGCTGGTCGCGCATAGCGAGGTGATCGCCGAGGAGGCGGCCGAGCTCAAGCGCTTCCTGTTCCGCAACCTGTATCGCCACTACAAGGTGATGCGCATGGCCAACAAGGCGCAGCGCGTCGTCAAGGGGCTCTACGAGGCTTTCACCGGGGATCCGCGCCTGCTGCCGCCGGCCTACCAGAGCGACGACGCGGCCGCTCAGCCGCGGCTCGTCGCGCACTACATCGCCGGCATGACGGACCGCTTCGCGCTGAAGGAATATCAACGCCTTTTTGTCATGGACGAGAATTAG
- the aroB gene encoding 3-dehydroquinate synthase — protein MITVNVDLGDRAYPIHIGDGLIGRTELFAPHIKGTSVTIVTNTTVEPLYGEVLRAALAPLGKQVNTVVLPDGESYKHWETLNLIFDGLLGSRADRKTTLIALGGGVVGDMTGFAAACYMRGVPFIQVPTTLLSQVDSSVGGKTGINHPLGKNMIGAFYQPQAVIADIGALRTLPERELAAGIAEVIKTGAIADAAFFDWIEADIEALNRREPAALTEAVKRSCEIKASVVAADEREGGLRAILNFGHTFGHAIEAGLGYGEWLHGEAVGCGMVMAADLSVRLGRLDDAARRRLDRVIAAAHLPVRAPDLGAARYVELMQVDKKAEAGAIKFIVLDGLGTAAITAAPDEIVEATLAAAIG, from the coding sequence ATGATTACCGTCAATGTCGACCTGGGCGATCGCGCCTACCCGATCCATATCGGCGACGGCCTGATCGGCCGCACCGAGCTGTTTGCCCCGCATATCAAGGGCACGTCCGTCACCATCGTGACCAATACCACCGTCGAGCCGCTCTATGGCGAGGTGCTGCGCGCCGCGCTCGCGCCGCTCGGCAAGCAGGTCAACACGGTGGTGCTGCCCGACGGCGAATCCTACAAGCACTGGGAAACGCTGAACCTGATCTTCGACGGGCTGCTCGGCTCGCGCGCCGACCGCAAGACCACCCTGATCGCGCTGGGCGGCGGCGTGGTGGGCGACATGACCGGCTTCGCGGCGGCCTGCTACATGCGCGGCGTGCCCTTCATCCAGGTGCCCACCACGCTGCTCTCGCAGGTCGATTCCTCGGTCGGTGGCAAGACCGGCATCAATCACCCGCTCGGCAAGAACATGATCGGCGCGTTCTACCAGCCGCAGGCCGTGATCGCCGACATCGGCGCGCTGCGCACGCTGCCGGAACGCGAGCTGGCGGCCGGCATCGCCGAGGTGATCAAGACCGGCGCGATTGCCGATGCCGCCTTCTTCGACTGGATCGAGGCCGATATCGAGGCGCTAAACCGTCGCGAGCCCGCCGCGCTGACCGAGGCGGTCAAGCGCTCGTGCGAGATCAAGGCCAGCGTGGTGGCCGCCGACGAGCGCGAGGGCGGGCTGCGCGCGATCCTCAATTTCGGCCATACCTTCGGCCACGCGATCGAGGCCGGCCTGGGCTACGGCGAGTGGCTGCACGGCGAGGCGGTCGGCTGCGGGATGGTGATGGCGGCCGATCTCTCGGTGCGCCTGGGCCGGCTCGACGACGCCGCCCGTCGGCGCCTGGACCGCGTGATCGCGGCTGCCCACCTGCCGGTGCGCGCGCCCGACCTGGGCGCCGCGCGCTATGTCGAGCTGATGCAGGTCGACAAGAAGGCCGAAGCCGGCGCGATCAAGTTCATCGTGCTCGACGGGCTCGGCACGGCGGCCATCACCGCGGCGCCCGACGAGATCGTCGAGGCCACGCTCGCGGCCGCCATCGGCTAA